Below is a window of Sceloporus undulatus isolate JIND9_A2432 ecotype Alabama chromosome 9, SceUnd_v1.1, whole genome shotgun sequence DNA.
TCTgttctggaggagctacaaaggcctactAGAGtatcttctctaggaatctctaggtcctttcaGTAcaagttaaagttgaccatagagtttcactggaggagctacaaaggcctagtagagtatcctctctaggaatctctaggtctttcagtgccacttttagttaaaattgaccatagagttgccctggaggatctagatgttcctagagagaacatattaatcaaatccatgaataatcaaattgcaaatatggagggatgagtgtactttccAACTATGAACTCATAGACCTCATGTTCCTCCCACACTGTTCCTGGCCATCCCAGAGTTTCTTTATATATAATAttctttatattatatatattttagggcagaaagtgagacattttatttctatgcttaAGCAACTGGGAACCAGAAATCCTTGCCAATAATGTATTGCAAATCATTACAACTAGATCCGGACTTGCCTTCTTCCCTACATCTGGGTTATGATATACATTGCAAACTCAAGCCCTGGAACTGCAAATCCATGCAGACAAATGTGGCCATAACCCCAAATCCTAAGGTCCCTAACTGCCCGTAACAACacataaaaaaaacctctgatctgcccaggttttttttttaattcatggatACATTTATGTCATTTATGAAACAtcatttttaaagagaagctaGTAAAAAACCCCGATATTTACAGTAAAAGGAAGAGTGTTTTATCGTCCTTGTAGTATCATAATTGGAAGGGCGCCTATCCTGCTAGACCTCATgcgtcttcttttttttaatcttgtttttagtGTTATCCTCTATTGTGATGGCTTTTTTTATCGCCAAGCAATAAAAGTGACTGCTAGCCATACCTGGGACGTTACCTATAAGATTTAGGTCTCCCTGCTGCCTTATAAAACGGCAACGACACAAAAAAAAATTAGGGACAAATCCAATGCAAAGTGGGGAGGGATAAAGATGTATGGCATCGGAGGGGGAAAGACTTCAGCCGAAGTAGTAcagagtgtgtatatatgtgccttcgagtcacctGCCGACTTACAagtgactccattaatttcatacagtttttctcaagcaaggaatactcaggtggtttggCTGGagtttttccttcctctgaaatgcagcctacagcATTGAACTAAACACTTCGAAAGATCTTTGCTTAGAAAATCCCTTTTAAATAGTTGCTAGTATTGTTTAGAGATGGGGTGAATGTTGCACATATTTAGACCATAGATGGAAAAGAGGGTACCATACATtcgtaggtaggtaggtaggtaggtaggtaaagatatataggcctcattcccacttacaaataaatcagtttgcaacCCGAAttaatggatcgatttgacagtggagcgtggttcccactacatttgccccgatcgcattttttcccctctaaaataatccacttgtggttcgcattcatgcatgaatcggttcaaaatgaaTCAGCTCCTgctggctgaagggcaaatttaaatcggttccgatccgcatctggttcacacttccGCAGGAtcggtttatccaaaaagatgcggaaaacatcagcgtcaaaaagacgcgggttaaacaGGTCTTCAGCGAATCGATTCAGGATCATTTGAACTGGTCCAAACtgatttgtgatccggtttaaaaggtagtgggaatcagtcCCTTGTTAGAGGGAGAGGAGTACTGCTTAAATGCCCTGGAATCCCTTGGCCCTCCAGGTTGTAAAAGACTTGCTACCCCATAGGGCACCTTCTTAGGCAACTTTGGGACATATCTTCCGGTTGTAAAAATGGCCTTTATTTCCAACAAACAGGTCCTTGGCTTTCACATAACATAAAAGCTGGCGGTCTGAAATGTGTAGGGGCTGTATTTTGAACCCATGTCTCACCAGAACACTGTTTCAGTACAGAAAGCTTCAGAAACACATGCTACAGCacacattcaataaaaacaaagggaagaaagaaaagtaacCGAAgactgtcaggaaaaaaaatagcctCAAGGAGCTCTCAAGTCTGGCTTTCTCTGCCATTAGTGACTAAGTGATCATAGGACTAAGTGACCAGGCTATGAATCAAGAAGAATCAAAGCTTTCAttgccaacatccatagttttgtatggttttttcaggcaatgtggccatgtccttaaagagtttatttctgacgtttcgccagcatctgcagctgacatcttcagagaatgctggcatggaagagagtggggtctatatattttccatgccagcattctctgaagatgccaacaccacagatgctgacgaaacgtcaggaataaacccttctagaacatggccacatagcctgaaaaacccacaaaaaatctgaGTTTACAAGATAACCTTTAGGCTCTTCTCTCAGCTTAATCTACAGATGGCTTGCTGGAAATGATCCCAGTCACTGTCCAAACCACAGTAGCATTAAAACACATGTCTCATCCCATCCACTCCATGAGGACCGTGAACACTTACTGGTACCTCAGACCCAAGGAACCAATGTTGTCCTCAAAACAGGCAGTTTAGAGATCTCTAGGGAGCTTTGGAGTGTGGCCCCAAACAGTCGCAACTCATTTTAAGAAgtcattatttcattgttttaaaaaaaagaaacaggagaaaaagtcATGGGAGCACAATTTCTCAGAGTCTCTGTTATTGGTTCTGCTACTGGTTCTgttggttcttcttcttcttcaccacgGCGGCACCAAAGAGTCCGAGGGCAGCCAAGCCCAGACCCGCAATGCCAACCCCTACAAGGGCATCTCGGACCTGTAGGGGCAAAGGGAGAAGCCGTCAGCAAAGCCAGAGGTTCCTCAATACAAAAGAAAACATATCCGGGGGTAGCCGCGTTGGCCATATAAGCAAAGCACAGTATCATCTATACCCTCGactacaacatcttgaccaaatgcagggttAGGACTAACATCattggttattttttttcttcttctcctgtatcattttaacCCCTTTGCCTTTCATGGACCAACCCAAATGCATATTATGCACACTGCAAGCCAGTGGAGATTCGAAAGCTTGCGGTGTGCATAATGTGTATTTGGGTTGgtccaagaaaggtatcactgtcttgtggattttggatggtaCTCTACAATGCAACTCTTCCAGTTGCAAAACAATAGGAGAGAGAGTGGTAAAACGTCCCTTTTGCCGAATTGATTTTTTCCAGCTTgacaaaagggacacttttatgATCCTCACTTGTGCTTTTACAACTGGAAGAATGTCCGTAATACATAACTTCAGTAGGGCTGAGTGGGTTTCTCTCAATCCCACTGAGTTTGAGCAACTTGCTGGGTGCAAAAACCTGGAACAGAAGCCTTTTTTTATTTGGTGGATGTAGATATATATCAACTGTTGTTTCCAGAATCCATTTGCGGTAATGAAACCACAAATCTAGTTGTCTCTCATGGAAAATTAGCATTGGACCattactctagagaccagggcttgattcccagtttggccatgcaacccattgggtgcccttgggcaagtcgcactctctcatcctctggggaaggcaatgacaaacctcatctgaacaaatcttgcccagaaaaccctgtgataggatcgccacaagtcagaaatgacttgaaggcactcaatagggagaaagagagagagcgatCCCAACAAGGTATCACTACTTAGAAGTAGGAGGTGTATAAGAACAACATCAATCATAGCAAGACCACCGTCACCAGCATCCTTTGCaggacttcttttaaaaaacccataccACTTACTTGGTCACTCTTGGCTACTCCATAGCGCAACTCATTGACAAAGTGTTCACAGTTTTCACTGGTGACTTTGTACTCCAGCTCCTGGCCCACTCTTTCCTCGGCCCTGTGGACAATCTTGGCCAAGGGCAACGGGGGATACTTGGCGTCATGCTTGTTGTTGACCCGGTACCGGTTCTTGCCAACCACGTCTCTCAGGAGCTCCTTCTTCACCAAGGCTTTGTCCGTTAGGGTGGACATCAGACTGGCACAACCCGCCCCAGCAAACTCAgcttcaggagagagagagagagagagagagagagagagagagagagtgattcaGGGATGCTTCCCGGTACAttgcttctcccactttccccagtTGAGGAAGGGGTATCAAGTATTTATCCAAGGTGCGCCATTTGGGGATGCAGAAGACAATACAATGTGATTGACTATTTCAGCAAGCCCACACCAAACACTGCCCatgttctagagcagtggttcccaaagtctggccttccagatgttttggacttcagctcccagaagcctcagctgtcttggccaatggtcagattctgggagctaaagtccaaaacacttggaagactagagtttgggaatcactgttctagagtATTGTtggctgttgtggttgttgtgtgcctcctctgaataaatctttccaagaaaacctcatgtttCTTAAGgccgccataagctggaaatgactcgaaggcacacaacaacaacacaacataatGAAATgctggcctgattcccactaccttttaaaccggatcgcaaatagttttgaactggtttaaactatcctggttcccacttagaccaaattgctgaagcgattctgtGAGTGGGGTTATATGCTAGACCCacttaacccgcgtctttttgacactgacgTTTTCTGCgcctttttggataaatcaattctgcgcaagtgtgaaccagatgcggattggaatcgatttaaatttgccctttggctggctggagcgggtcccTTTTCaatcgattcatgcatgaatgtgaactaTAAGTGGACTGTTTTAGAGGGggaaatgcgattggggcaaacgTAGTGGAAACCTTGCTCctctgtcgaattgatccatcgatttggatcacacaccgattgatctgtaagtgggaatgaggccactaAAATCTTACATTCTAGCCCTCAGCCAAGGAGGCAAAGCTTGCCCATTTTTATGTTTTGCTGGCTCCTGCCCTTGtgcctttaaaataatgtttaaaatcatTCTGCATATCTCCGGACCTTTAAGTCTGGCAGTCTTCCAAGGGTCAGGTTGCTGCTAGCAGACACAAACACAATGAAATCTGAATAGGAATGAGGGGGATTCCTTACTTGGCGGAGCCAGATGAATCACGTAGCCGTTTCCCACATAGATGGCCCAATGCTGGTAACCAAAGCGGAAAATTTCGATCAAATCCCCAGGCTCCAGATTGGCCTGCAAAGGAGAGgaaatagaatatatatatatatatatatatatatatatatctgcattCTGTGACAATGTaaacaggaaaacaaagaaagaacattTAGCTAGCAACGGCAGCATGCGCAACACAACCTCACAACCTCCCAAAGCAAAAGTCAGAGACAGCAAGTCCTGGGGTAACTAGGCCCATGGAAGCAGCTTTCCTAAGCAATTCACAAACGCAACACAACAGCCTTTCAAAAGAAAGCCCTGATTGTTTCGGGAACCGATGGCGGCTAAATGGAATCCCTTTGTTTCTGCTGTGGTTTTTGTCAGAcgcttttttccttttaaaccaATTTGCTAGTTCTCCAAACAAAAACATCAAGCGTGCCCAGCATTGCTCACGTTAATAAGATGTCCAATAACACAGGCGCCAACACAATATAGCTGtgcagtgtttttaaaaagtcaacagaCAATAGAATCTATGCAATAACTATGAGTTCCTTTTTAAACACCATTATAAGGTAATACGAACTCTATCTCCAGCCCTGTTCTTTAGTAGTCTAGTAGTAGACTGTCTGGATAGTCCCCTGATCACCTGCCTCACCTCCATAAATTGCACCAGAGGTATCATGAATGTGGGCCAAAGTCCAAGACGCCACTTGTCAGAACAAACAGAGGAGATTCCTCTGACACAGCTAAGGATATTACTATATTTTGAAGTCAGTGAAACAAGACGGATCACCACCTGAAAGACAACTGCTCCGATAAAACCATggcatccatagaatcataggacgcTGTCCcatggaggaggcaagtgtcATGAAAACGTGATTAGAACATGGTAATAGCGCAATCgcgggggaagattatcacacccctgtgcgcttctcccattcgtgtcccatgtgtaaactgtaatggatgtgtctttgggtaataatgggagttttTGTTATTATCCAATGATgagtccattacagtttacgcatggGACACAAACGGGACAAGCGTGCGGGGTGTGATCATCTTCCCCCCGATTGCACTATTGACACGTTTTAATCACGTTTTCATGACACTTGCCTCCTCCGTGTGATAGAGTctatagagatggaagagatgacaatcccattctgccatgcaggaatacacaatcaatctatctccgacagatggccatccagcctctgcttaaagacctccaaaggaggagactccactgttCTCTGGCACAGTGTCTTCCACTGTAGAATAGCTCTTAGGACCTTTTCACACGAGGCACTTACTGCACTGGCATCGTGGCCCAAACACTTCAAGAGCGTGGAGGTGGGATTGCCGGCCGCATTTCCAAAGCGTCACTGAAGCGCATCCCGCTCTTCTCCTGTCGATGAATCgtttgcggagcagccatttctgtaataatggGATCCCCTGTTATGCAAACAGTGGCTGCTCCACAAACAATCCGTCGATGGAAGAACAGCGAAATGCCTCAATGGCGTTTGAGAAGCGCAACCGGCAAACCCACCTccatgcttctgaagcatttgggccaCGATTCCAACGCAGTAagttcctcatgtgataaaggccttactttcaggaagttcctcctaatgtagaatctcttttcctatagcttgcatccattgttccaggtctgattctctggagcagcagaaaataagcttgctccatcctcaatgtgacaccccttcaaatatttaaacaggtctatcatatcacctcttaaccttctcataaAATCACCTAACGTCACTGTTGCTCCACACGACGGGCCAAAAAATGCCCCTTGATCTCCATCTGCACCCTCCCTCTCATTCCCTTTAAAGCTGCAAACTTTTCACCAAGTCGCAGCGTTCGCTTACTGTGTCAAATGCTGGCGCTTCATCATAGGATGCCATGATCAATGCCGCCTTTGTCCTCAAATGCCCAGTAATACAGTATACAAGCGCACCAAAGCAAGAGCTGTTCTGGTCCCTGCTAGAAAACAATTTGCAACTGCAAAATAGCAGGAAtggatggaaaatgaaaataaaagggaaagccACTGCTTTGCTCCCAATGGACCACGTCAGATAAAAAACTGTGCAGTGTTGTTCCAAGGGACCATCTCCAAATTCCTAATTGGGCACAACAAGAGACTTTCACAACaaactggaaacaaaacaaagaaaggatCTTGATATGCGATAACCTCCAGTTCGGAACAACGGGGTCAAGCTGACCGTATGAAACCTAAGTTGACCCAGCACCATTTTAGAAAGTGGGGAAATAAATGCAAACAAGTGTGGATGTTTAAGCTTTTGAAAGTATAACCTTGCAACACAAGCCAGTTGTCACACAATCCCACAATCCCACCCCTTGCGGATAACTTCATAAGATTCAAGAGCTGCTTTTTCAAAGGGTTGTTTTAATACTGAAATTTTCAGGAGGGTCAACGCAGTGAGTCAAACTTCTGAGAACATTTTTTTGGGAATctccaggccctccagtgcaactctaagtcaacatctgccagaagctgaacataaaatcatgctggaggacctacaaatgcctagagaagggttttctctaggaatctccaggccctccagtgcaactctaagtcaacatctgccagaagctgaacataaaatcatgctggaggacctacaaatgcctagagaagggttttctctaggaatctccaggccctccagtgcaactctaNNNNNNNNNNtggtcaatgtctgccagaagtTTCATGCCAGCAGCACAGGCTCCTACTATCGCAAGACTCAATGCCCAGATTGTTATAATGCTTTGTTGTGAGAATAGTTATGGTGGGAACAGCCACATACATTGCCTAtggagctccttggaggaaaggctggaaatgaataaataaatgctttaaatacgTAAAGTAATCCATAcgttatgagaagagacttagggagctggggatgtttagcctggagaaaagacggtTAAGTGGTGATATACTGTTTatatacttgaaggggtgtcatacggaggatggagcaagcttgttttctgctgctccagagaacaggactcagaacaatggatgcaagctccaggaaaagagattccagctcaacattaggaggaacctcttgaaagtaagagctgttcgacagtggaacacaatccctcagagagtgatggagactcctttgaaggtctttaaacgggggcttgatggccatctgtcagggatgcttcaactgtgagttcctgcatggcagaatggggttggcctggatggcccttgtggtctcttccaactctttgattctacgattctatgactaaACCCTAGCCCCATATCATTGGCCTGGATGACTTACCAGATTGGGACTCTCTGAGATGGCATATGTATGGTTGGTCTTCCTTTTGACGTCCATGGTTCCATGTGCCAAGGCCGAGGGGGTACCTGAGACATCCAAACCAAGATTTACTGTTAATACTCATGTGAACACTTGTGTGTGGCATGATTCAGTCCAAGTTGGACTGAGACTTGGGAGGAACAGGGTCAAGTCTCTACAGAAGCATGAAACTCACAGTGTAGGTTTAGGCCAACTACTCTCTCTCAGACTAAAGCAATGGACTTGTCATTGAGGATAaaatggagggaaggagagagccaCATAAGCCACTTTTGCGTAAGCATGACAAAAAGACAACCAATTCGTTTCAAATATAATGTGGAGGAAATTCCCAGAGATACCATGCACAGCCAAAACGACAAATAAATGAGTCAgaaaaatcaaacctgaactcttctCAGAGGCCAAGACgactaagctgagactgtcagtaataataataatagtactttgggcatatcatgataAGACAGACTAACAGGAAAAGATaagcttggaaaggtagaagggaaaagaaagatcccattacagatggatagattgaatccctgagtttgcaagacatgagcaaaGATGCTGATagcaaggtgacttggaggtccctcGTTcgtggggtcgccataagtcaaagtcaacttggcaGCAGTTCACAATCGCAAAAGGGCTTCAAGCAAAGGACCGTCTCTGTCACAGAGTCTGGAATTAAATTTTAGGAGGAATGCAGACTTTTTAAGAGGTTTGCCTCTTTGGAGGAGATTAGAGGGAAATCACCGCTCTCCAGGGCTGTAAGGCGGAAGATATGGAAGATGCATCCTCTTTTGCTCCAGATTAAAAGTTATGGGCAGAACTTGCAAGGAAGCAGATGATGGATAAACATTACCAGAAGAAACTTTCTGAACAATTGTTcaagattgttttttgtgggttttcgggccatggggccatgttctagaagagcttattcctgatgtttcaccagcatctgtggctggcatggaagaaaatgctggcatggaagagagtggggtatatatacttcggtgccagcattctctgaagatgccagccacagatgctggcgaaacatcaggaataagctcttctagaacatggccacatagcccaaaaaacccacaaaaagctatggatgccggcaatgaaagcctttgacttcacactggaaGCTGGAACCCTTCAGCTAAGGACTGTGATGCCTCCTCTACGTCAAACCACCTGCTGCCTCAGTTTACCACCAGTAAAGCTTATCTTTATTCAATCTTTATTAAACATTAATGTGTATATCAGTTTTCCATTTCCTTGGGAACACCTGCAGTGAAGCTTGTTGTCGttgctgtgtgcttccaagtcatgtTCGACTTATGGTGCCGCTaaggctagggttcaaatccctggttgagcattaaaacccactgggtgaccacttgagcaagtcacactctctcagcctcagaggatggccatggcaaacctcctctgaagaaacctgccaagaaaacctcgcaatagggtcaccttaagttggaaaggtcttgaaggcacaacaacaacaacaatggtttttaacaccttggtctgatgaagaagccagtgaagctttgaaagtttgcaacatgcattttgggCATTTTGCTTGGCCCCTTAAAGGTAGCACTGTTTTGTAGGTCTTGGATgtacatggctacccctggatgcgTAAACTATGAACAGCCTAAAACAAAAAGCTCAGCTTCCATCCACAAAGGTTTAACACTAAACCAGATTataaggtatcactgttttgtggattttgtatgcaGCTGGGCTCTGTTCCTAGAGCTATCCATTTTCCAACTGTTTAAGCAATAACCAAATGCCAGTGGTTTTGAATGCAAGAcgacaactttggagaccagggttcaattcccagctcggccatgaaactgactaggtgaccttggccaagtcacactctctcagcctcagaggaaggcaatggcaaacctcctctggacaaaccttgccaagaaaactccatgataaccCTATCGTGgcctaaggtcactcaatgggtttcatgggccatgctgggaatcaaactctagtctccaaagTCGTATTCCAgcactcaatcaatcaatcagtcagtgtttattgattagcccttaggccatatcatattccagcactcaaaaccACTGGCTCTCAGTTACTGTTTAAACAGGTAGGAAATGGCACCGTgaggttgccagaagttggaaacgacttgaaggcgcacaacacacacaaaccataaCCGATTCAGATGGACACGCGTTTGGCCAACTTACCTTTGAAGACGGACTGACGGTGTGGCTTCTTGGTCTTTTTGGGCCCCACAACTCCCACTTTGGGAGGACTCTGGGGAACCTTGAAGGACACACCGGGCTGGTCTCCTTTGGCTTTGGTGTGGGGGGCTTGGGGCACGCATCCTGGCTCGCCCCCCATCATGGTGTTCGATGTTTTCCCCTGTGGTTTCTCATGAACACCAGACGGTTGGGCGCCCTGAGCCCCAAAGCCTTTGATGGTGCCCCCGAGGGATCGGCTCCCTTTCCCCGTACCGGGAACTTCAGGATGGACCACCCGCCTCGCTTCCCCTTGTTCTCCACCGcatgccttcttccacacaaggTTGAACCCTCTTCTAGGGAGACCAGGTTCCTTATTCAGCGGGTACTCTTTCCGAAGTACTTT
It encodes the following:
- the LOC121915041 gene encoding phospholipase A and acyltransferase 3-like isoform X2, which produces MASYDEAPAFDTANLEPGDLIEIFRFGYQHWAIYVGNGYVIHLAPPTEFAGAGCASLMSTLTDKALVKKELLRDVVGKNRYRVNNKHDAKYPPLPLAKIVHRAEERVGQELEYKVTSENCEHFVNELRYGVAKSDQVRDALVGVGIAGLGLAALGLFGAAVVKKKKNQQNQ
- the LOC121915041 gene encoding phospholipase A and acyltransferase 3-like isoform X1, whose amino-acid sequence is MDVKRKTNHTYAISESPNLANLEPGDLIEIFRFGYQHWAIYVGNGYVIHLAPPTEFAGAGCASLMSTLTDKALVKKELLRDVVGKNRYRVNNKHDAKYPPLPLAKIVHRAEERVGQELEYKVTSENCEHFVNELRYGVAKSDQVRDALVGVGIAGLGLAALGLFGAAVVKKKKNQQNQ